From Phalacrocorax carbo chromosome 25, bPhaCar2.1, whole genome shotgun sequence:
ggtgcaCAGGGGTCCCCCAACCTGGCAGCAACCCCCCCACGGAGCAGATCAAGGGAAGCCGGGGTCTCAGGTTTGGATCCGCTACCCGGTCCCCACCAAATCCCAGGCTGGCCTCTCCTTCCCGGGAGGGATGGCTGCTCCCCGCTCCTTTGCTCTGGATAAACACGGCCTCTCCTGGGCGGCCGCCATCGGGGGGGGATCCCCTGCGCCCCCACTGCCAGCCCGGGACGTGCCCGGCCGTCACCAAAGCATCAGgtcccccaggagccccccccacacccccagcaTCGTCCCTGGATTGCAGGTAGGGCACAGGGGACGCGGGGTGCCCTCCCCCATGCACCCCAAAGCTGTCCGTCCCCCCCACtccgggggtgggtgggtgggttttGCTGCATCACCTTCCCctgaagggaggggaaagggcaGGGACGGGGACCACCACGTCCCCCCCCCTCCGCTGAGGGACCCCTCTTGCCCCTCCTTCCAACGGCCGGGCTAAAGGGGGGGCCCCAAACTCACGCCAAGACACCCCCCCCAAGCACTGCGCTGCCGCCAGCACCCACCAACGGCAGGGACTGGCCGGTGGTTTGCATCCCCCGGTTGTCACGGAGGGGGGGGGGTTCCGACCCAACCACTagggcggggcgggacggggggtCCCcgtgtgtccgtgtgtccctccTTGCACCCCAGCACCCGCTTCCGGGCCCGAGCCGGGGATTTCTTCCCTCGGCCGCGGAAAGAGGAAACACCGGCTGGCATCGGCTCAGACCTGCGCCGCCCTCGTCCCGTGGGGTCTTTCCTCCTGGACCCCCCGCCCCGACCCCCCTCCCtggcttggggtgggggggccgcTGTGGTGCAGGCAggaccccccccgggggggggaggggggctgcctggggctgcccagcccccccccccgctgcagGCAGgcctgcgggcagggcctgGAGGAGCCGAACAAAAGGGATGCAGGCAcccagctggggggggggctgcacccagctgggggggggggctgcacccagctgggggggggggctgcaccctgcctgtccccccggGGCAATGCCAGcccgggggggaggggacatggctgagAGACCCCTGCGGGAGCCAGGTGCTGCATCAGgatgggggttttgtttggggggggggggggggggggaaggagtaGGGGGCAGCTGGagagtggggaggggggtcccAGGACTGAGGGGTCCCTCACAGGGCGTGGGGGGAGGCGTATGGGGTCcgctggggcggggggcaaAGGTCAGGGGGGGCTTTCAggatgcggggggggggcacacacGCAGGGCtgcggggtccccggggggtcccggcgcGGGAGCCGGGCGGTTCGGGGACCCCCGAGGGCCGGGACGAGAGGGGCCCCAAAGaagcgcggggcggggcccggggtcGTGCGGGGCGGGGTCGCCAggcgctcccctccccccaggctgcagggccccacggcggggcggggccccgGGAGCTCGgggtcggtcggtcggtcggtcaCTCACCGGCACGGAGGGGCCCACCGGGGCCGGGTCAGCACACCCCGCCGCTCCGCCgcggggctcggcggcggcTCGCCATgttcggcggcggcggcggcagcgccgcccgcccgccctccctgcctccctcccggggccggggccgggccgggccggggcgggagcggTGCGCGGAGCGGGCGGGCCGGGCCTGGCGCTCCCtccgcccggcggcggcggcccgaggagggggggggggggcgggggagagggGCGGGGGAGAGGGGCGGGGCGCCGCACCCGGCGCGCGCAcggcccgcccccgcgcccgccgccaaTGGGGAGGCGCCGTGAAGGGCGCGGCCAATGGGAGAGGGCCGTGGCCGCCGGCGTCGCGCGGGGCCGGTACCTGGTCGGAGGGCGGcgggcgccggggcggggcgggaggagggggcgGGCCCTGAGGGGGTGTGgtcggggagggggcggggccgggccggggcggggcctggggctCTCCCTGCGGGCGCCCCGAGGCTTCCCGCCCCGGGCCCCTCTGCGGGGACGGCCCGATCCCCGCGGACCCCCAGTCCCGATGGACCCCCCATCCCCATTGCACCCCTCACCCCACGGACCCCCAGCCCATGGAGCCCCCATCCCTATAGATCCCCATCCCTATagaccccccacccacccctgggGATCCCCCATCTTCTCAAGCATCCCCCTGGCCCCAGGGATCCCCCCCATCCCTATGGATCCCCCTACGCCCAGTGACCCCCCCGAATCCCCCAGATAATGACTCCAACGGAGCCCCCAAATCCTGagccccacagaccccccccacccccccagcagcGATCCCACCAGATCCCAGTGATCCCGACAGATCCCCCACTCGAGCGACCCCAACAGGCTCCCCACTAGTGATCCCTACGGACCCCCGTGGATCCTCCCCCCATCCCTACACAGCCCCCAAAAGTGACCCCTAGgccccacccccctcccaggggatccccccccccaggggatCCCCCTGAGTGATCCCCACAGATCCCCACAGATCCccaagggggaaggggggaaaaaacgcTTCTCacacttgtggttttttcctaaagttttattttttatagtaATGACATGAGaacagaaacattatttttcactttattatacaaaaaaaaaaaaaaaaagaacaaaaaaaccaaaaaaacccaaaaaactcaaaaaaaaccaacaacaaaaaaataaaaagaaccgAAACCCAAGCAAACCGGGAAACCGCAGATGCGAGGCCCCCGCGTCCCGCTCAGCCGTACAAATTCCAAGTtgggattattttattttttttttttaattttttttgtcttttttttaaacctacaAAAACACTCtttaaatattagaaaaaaaagatgaatttttttttttggtgtttttttttttttttaatgtaattcaCAAGAACTTCCATCTAAAGGATCCCGGGTTTTTGTGGCAGTGCCAAAATGCACTCAGGTTCAATTCTCTTGCAGCGCAAACGCCTTTTCCCCCAATTGTCGGCGCTgtaagaatttttcatttttattattttttttttaaacagaaaaaaggaaaaaaaaaaaggttggggttttttttgtcttttttttgtacTAAAAACACATCCACTAAAACACGACGGTGCTGGGTACATTCAGCAGAAAAAGGGACGGGTTTCCCCttaggggatgggggggggaatTAAAaattgggaagaaaattaaaggaaaatcccaaatggggggggaggggggggaaggggccagagggatggacagacagacactggggacacacacacacacacacacacacacacacaccggCCAGGTTCTCTTCGGGGCCCCGGTCCCAGGGGGACGCGGGGGGATTGTCCGTGCGGGGGCACCCGGGtttacccccccaccccaccccgggcTTGGGGTCGTTTTCCCCAAAACGATGGTTTTTCAGCCCGATTTGAGGCAAGAGGCTGCGACAGGGGGTGTCACACATCCCCCCCCAGCATTGAGGGGGGCACCGGTTGTGTTTTGGGGTGACTGATGGTCTTGGGGGGGCCGGATTTGGGGTGCTGAGATCAGCTAACCTGGGGGGGTCGTGACTGTGGGGGGGTGGGACCCCACTGGCCCCCCTTTCTGCCCCCCCCCACTGAGCTGAGATTtggctgaagagaaaaatggccAAATTAAAGCACATGAGAGAGAaaacccccccagcctccccttcccagccggggggggggggggggggggcaggtgccccccacctccttccctggggcccccccaaatcctGTCCCCCAGGGCCAGGGGAGACCAGAAGGGACAAaccttgtgcacccccagccagAGTGGGGTTCGGGGGGGTCCCTAATCATACTGGgaattttttttggggggggggacagggtggggggacaggAACCCTGCAGGGAGGTGCCGTGGGATTGCTGGTGCTCGtgtctgcttaaaaaaaaagggggggggggtggccCAGACAGGTGCCgccagacaccccccccccacgcaCCCACCCCGGTCCCCacggccccatccccctcccggggaggggggcatcgaccctccctcccccaaaataAACCCTAACCGCACCAATATTTACAGcatggctgggggggggggcaaactGGGGGTAACTGGGATGAGGGGAGCACTGGTCCCCCAGGGGTTTGGGGCgaagggagaggagcagcttCACTGGAGAtaggggggcggggggggggggggggatgtggagggaatggggggggagggaagaaaaaaataaaagatgaatctttcttgttttataaaaaggagaaaaaaaaataaaataaaatacaacgGCACAACAACCACCGACAACACAGAGGGGCGCTTCGGCAgcacccccgcgcccccccccccccccccccccttggtCACGCTGAGCAGCCGGGACCCCCGGGCAGGGGGGAGCCGCGCGTGCCGCGgccccgggtgccccccccgccctggcACACACGCTTGCACGCtcgcacacacacgcacgcccccccccccccccccccaaccaaccccccccccccccccaaatccatcCGTatcgccccccaccccccccacccccccacggGGACACGCCGGGTGGTCACGGTCCGTGGCCGGCGCTCCCAAGTGCCGTGGATGCGGAGGTCCCGGTGAGCTCCCGGTGCAGCTTCCAGACTGTACAAGGGGTTTGGTTTgtgagttggtttttttggggggtgggggtgggggcaccccgAGATGCCGGGAGGGGGCGCAGAGAAGAGGTggaagggggagaaagagaCATTGTCCCAACGGCTGAGTCCTGAGCAACTCGGCTCATGCTCCAAGCCCGCTGCCTGGGGCGGGATGAGAGGGTCtgcgcggggtgggggggtccatTTGTgggtattttaataaaaaaaaagggggagggggagtagtttgtttttttgttttttttttttcctgtgtttttttgttttctttctataaaGTCCAGAGCTGGTAATGAGGGTGTGAAGGGGGTGAGGACAGGGTGGCCCTCCGAAAATAatgaaatctcaaaaaaaaataagaaaataataatcgCTTCCCCTCCCTCAGTAAGGGGAGAGtaaaaagggggggtgggagggatgggggggctcgccccctcccctccccctggcCCAGGGGGGAGTGACCCCCGGCTCCCCCTCCGTAGTGTGAGCTCGGCGGAGGGGTACCTCCGGCCCCCGCTCCCCGCATTGGGGGGGTCCCACGGGGGGGCTGCAGCTCGCcgggggggagcgggaggaagaggaggaaggggtttCGGGGGGCTGGAGAGGGGATTCGGGACCGAAACCGAGAAACCAAACGACGTTACTAAGAGCTTGGCCGGATCAGTTGGAGTCGGAGTCAGAGGAGTcccccgaggaggaggaggaactgcTGCTGCCCTCCGAGTCGTtgtcatcctcatcctcatcatCCTCGTCTTCATCATCCTCATCGttctggggggggtggggggtggcagagaggatggggagggggtTAGCAGCAGGGCGGGGGGCCCCGGCTCCATCCATCAtctcccccacaccccctgcTCGCCCTCCCCGCTgcggcacggggggggggtgtcctcACTGCAGGGTGAGGGGGGTGCAGCCCCATCCCTCCCGCTGCTGCcaccccggggtgggggtggggatggaaCAGGGGCGCAGGGCAGGAGTGAGTTCGCAAGGGCTCAGctcgggggtgccgggggcgggggggggggagcgtgCCGGAGCAGCGCGCGGGGGTCCTACcctcacctctgccactgcctCGCTACACGATCTGAGGTAGGGTACCCGACCCGCctcgtgcctcagtttcccccctCTAAAGCCAGGGAAGGAAGAGGCGTGAGCTGAGACCAACGAGGGGGTCGAAACACCTCACCTGTCCGGTGGCGAGCACAAGGCACGGACACGGTTTCTGGCCCCAGCGCCATCCAGCATACTCTGATTTCAGTTGCACCGGTGTAAAACTTTGACTCTGGTGACTTACTCGGCATTCACACTGGCGCAAACGGAGCCGAGACCAGACTCAGTATCTCCACCAGGAAAAAGACAGGAGATTTTTCTCTGCTCACTGGGGGCTCTGCACAACCCGCACCTCTACGTCCCGAGGCTGCTCCTAACTACGCCCCGCGGCTGCTCCTCGCACCCTCCCCGGGAACGCCGGGTAGTGGGGGGGATCCCGTTCCCCTTCgcctccctctgtccccccaCTTCCCGGGAGCTCCTCCGCCACAGTCCTATCTGAGCCCGGGTGCGgatgccccccagccccggagGAGGGTGAgtcggggggcggggggggtggggggtggggcagAGCGAGCGGTacgggagcggagcggggcctGGGATGGCCCCACCGCCCTCCCCGCGGCACGCACCGCAGCCTCACCTCGTCCCCGTCCTCACTCTCCTCCTCGCTGCTGGACTCCGAGGAGTCGCCACCCTCTTCTGACGAGTCACCGTTGTCATCGTCGTCATCCTCATCTTCGTcgtcatcttcctcctcctcttcctcctcgtCGTCGTCCTCTGACTCctgcggggcgggagggggttGGTCGCGGGCAGGCACCCCgggaccccagcacccatgggtgcacCACCCCATCCTTGGCCGTCAGCCTTTGGGTTCCTCCATCCACCGAGCGGCACCATGCGGCTCCTACCCCACACCCTGCCTGGGAGCCTTTCCCCATTTATCTTACAAACGGCCCCAAAAAGGCTCCCGGAGTGGGAACAAGGGGATAGCATAGACCGTAGAGGGGTAAAATCAGAGCCGGGTGGGTTTTGAGCACAGATTTGGGGAGGGCCCTTGGTTTATTGTCTCAAGGAGAGGTCTGGGTCCCCCCAGGACGCCCATCCCAGGGCGGTGGGTGCCGGCGGTCCCCAGCGCAGAGCACTCACCGACTTGGACTGCATCGTTGGCTTCATCTTGGGGTTGGGGCCCCGGATCTTCCCTATGCTCTTGCGTTTCTGCAGGGGGcggaacaaagcaaaaccatttaGAGCTGCAGGGCTTGAGATAAGCTCCTTCCCCAGGGCCTGGCACGGAGAAAACCCCACTGCTGAGCTGCTACAGGGGTGAATCCCTTTGAGGGGCTCCCCTGAGCTTGGCTCATCTACCGCACAGCCTAACCTCAcccagggctgagcccagcccagccccaagcccctgggtcccccccaccGTGGTGCCAGGTGGATACTCACATTGGAAGTGTGTTCCTTGTAGGCAGCCCGCTCCTGGGGTGAGAGGCTCTGCGGAGACAGGGGAGATGGTCAGGGtgcagggagggctgggcaggcatgGCGAGGGGAAGGACTCTAGCACAGGGCACCCCCTCCCCgcatatatttatttcaaggCCCTTTAAGCTACAAAATGGCAAAGAAGGGTCTGGAGATGGTGGTTCCCAGAGGAAGACTGCGAGCAGAGACCATGCCAAGCATCCCCAAGGACATCCAACCCCAGagccccccggtgccccccacCAGGCACAAGGGTCCAATGCTCACCTTGAGCCAGATGTCGAGGTGCACCTTGtactgtttctgctgctcctctgccagtTTTTTGTAGTGGTCCTTCTGGCCCTGGGAGATGCGCTGCCAGCGGCTGCCGATCTCCACCATCCGCTCCTTCAGCGGGAGGTGGTTCAGCTCCCCGTTCgacagcagctcctgggagaACTTCTGGTAACCGTTCCTGCAAGCGGGGAGCACAGAGACCGGATCAGACGGCATGCATGGCCACAAGCAACCCGCGCTAACCACCAGCCATCCCCACCACGGTTCAGCCCACGCTCCCTCCACCCCAAGGCTGCTCCAGGCTCTTTTGTACCAGCCCGCGTGCCCAGATGGGCCAGCCAGACCCAGCTTTTCGGACCCCAGACCTCAAGTACTCACATAGGAGGTTTCTTCGGCTCTCCCTGGAACTTCATTTTCTTGGCGGAGTTGGTGGAGCATGGAGGGGCCCGCATCTCGCTCAGCTCCCTCTGAGCGGGAGGAGAAAGAGGGGTCAGGGACACACGGGGAGcactgctgcaagggcacagCGAGGGGTGGGACGGAGCAGGGACCCACCTCGTATCGCTTCTGATCCTCCGCCGCCTTCTTGATCCACATCAgcttctccttcttctccatGTTGTTCCAAGTGGCCTCCATGGCCTTCAGTGCCTTCCCCCGGTCATTCTGCAGCACAGACCCCCCACGCCACATTACAGATGCACCCAAGATGCCTGGGGTGCCAGGGTGCTACCGCCAGCTCTGCCATGGACCAGGGGACACCCGCTCCCTCACTGTGACCCCTGTCCTCCCCGTGCCTCCCAACCTGCTGCCTTGGGTGTGAAAGCAGGGGGAGAAGGTGCAAGACAATTCCTGCTGGCGGGAGCAACGATCCCACTTCCAGCTCCCTTCCCAGCCCATTGCTCACCTTGAAACGAGCCAGGTAGTCTCCGATGACGCTCTGTTGCCAAATCTCCTCGGCCGTCTTGGGAGACTCAGGCAGCTTCCCACGCTCCTCTTTATCTGAGCCGTGCTTTTTCTCCGACTGTGCCTTCATCGCCGCCTCCCGCGCTTTGTACTTGGCCTGCGCAGGGGTGCATGGCGGGGCTGAAGGGGCAGCACGGCCACCCGGGCACAAGCCCCCGGCCACCAAGCACCGGGAGGGCGCGCAGCAAGATGCTGCAGCTTCCCCCACTGCTGTCTCCACTGTAGCACCAGCAGCCCCCCACCATTGACCTCCCCCCACCAGGAAAACCAGAAAGCCTTTAAACTGAGGCTCAGGGACCCTCCAAGGTTTCTTAAGCTGCTGGGTTTTGACCCACCAGGTCATGAAAGGGAGAGGGAACAGCCGGGAGGACCCATCGGTACCGACACCGGTGCCTGGGTGATGGCTCGCCAGAGCTGTGATGCTCCTGGGGACAACTgtcccctgcctgcagtgcctgggGGCGAGCAAAGCCCCTCGCAGCAGGACAAGGACAGGCAGCGTCCCCTGGGCTGCTGGAGATGCCCAACGGGGCGTGCGAGGGCAGCAGAGACGGGGATGGAGGAGAAGGGTCGGGGACGGTACCAACCTTCTTCTTCTCGGAGAGGTCATTCCACATGCGGGCCAGGAGCCGGGTCAGCTCGCTCTCCGACAGCTCCGGCcgctcctcctgcagctgcttccGCTTCTCCTCCGAGAAGATGAACATGGCGGAGATGGGCCGTTTGGGCTTCTCTGAGCTGGCCTGCAGGAGGGACAGGGGCCGTGGGTGGGGGTGAGCACACAGAGGGGACCTGCCTCACACTGGCAGCAAGGAACCCCAGGAAAACCATAACAAAAGAACCAAGGAATGAAGCCCTCAGAGCACCCTGAGATGCCCAAACCCCATCCCATGCCTCTGGCATGCACTGATTCATCTCCAGTTGCCGCTCTCACCTTGCCAGTCTCTGGTGAGGACTTTTTGGAGGCAGGACTCGTCGCCCCTTTCCGGTTGCTGCCCAGCATCTTCTCCTCACCAAGCACccgctgctgctcctcctcggGCAGGCTCTGGGAGGATAGACACGGTTAGATGGCCCGATGCTAAGGAGGCTTTGATGCAATCAGGGAGCAGAGACACTGGGGAAGGGGGGCCTAATGTACTCAGTTGTCCTGGTCCAAAAGCCATCCCAGCCAGGGGCCAACATCAGGCACCGCAAGCCTGGCTGCGCAGCCCGGGGCTCCCCATGCCTGTGTCACCCCCATCACAGTGCAGTGtctctcttccccagctctgtcccctccccggCTCAGTCTCATCTACTTCCTCCCCGCAAAGGCAGGGTGGGCAGGTGCCCAGATCCGGTCGCACCCCTGGGTTTTCCACCCGCTGCCCCTGCAGATGCAGCCGGGGCCGCGTCACGTCCGCCCGGGGACCGAGCACGATGCTGGGACGGCCTTGGTGCGGCTCCCCCCGCCTACACCCCAGCCAAGGAAAGGAAGCGAGACTCGCTGCCGCCTGCACAGCCGCAGCCACTGGTGGCAACCCTTCCTCCAGCACCAGCcctctgcccacccccagcTTCCTCTCCCGGCTGGGGGGGCCTATCCCCACCTCCCAGTGCCCAACTGGAAGACACTGGGTCAGGCATTagggcagctggggaagggtcaaGACTATGTGCAAACACCTCTGCACAGCACCCATGGCTGGGTCCAGCCACATTTCAGGGGGAGCAGAAGAGGGCAGGATCAGTGCAGCCCCTGTTTAAGCCATCTCAGCCCCTGGCCAGAGCTCCCTCCCCACATTCGGGGTCTCCGGTACCCAACAGCCGAGGCACCCCCACAATACTCACCTCCAGGAAGCGGAGGAGCTCAATCTCatagtctttctttttctgcagggaGACGGGAGGCGGGGGGTTACACAGAgatcccccaccccacccctgcctCGTGCAGTCCCTGACCCAGCCTCGGCCCCCTCGGCAACAGCATCCTCCACCCAGACCATCTGCTGGTCCCACACACTTGGGACTGGGGAGCCTGAGGACCTCAGGGGGAATTGGTGGTCAAGAGAGCAAGAGCAGGCACTAAGGAAGGGCGAGGGGCTCATTTCCAGTGAAATTTGTAGCCCAAGCtctcccaccctcctcctccctccctccccacagccctggtgCCCATCTGCCTGTCCACCCGTCTGTCCATCCTCAGCCACTCACCTGATCACACTTTTTGTGGTACGCGTCCTTTTCCTTCTGGGAGAGCAGTTTCCACTGCTGGCTGCACAGCACCATCCGCTCGGTGCTGGGCACGTCTTTCATGTTGGCCATCAGCTCTGCACAGTACAGGGAGTAGCTATTCCTGCAATTGACGGAGGGACCCAGCATTAGGGACAACCTGCCCCGTTCGTGTCccctctgtgaagctggctggaTGCTAAGAACCCCCCCGaggctccccagctgccctcTGGGTTGCACCAGGCAGTGAAGTGCTCTGCCAGGGCATTTTAGGGAAGCTAGGGTTTGGATTACGCCCTAACCCAGAGCACACAGCATCACCATAAACCTCGCTCAGGTTCTCTGCAAGTATGTATTTAATGTATATTTAAGGACCAGTTTAACGGGGTCATCGACAGCCCATGCCCATGGTCCCAGAAACGACGCTCTCAGGGCTCTCCAAGCCAGGCAGAGCCCCAGTTTCCTCGTTAGCAAGAACCAGCGCCCGCCCGACAGCTCAGAGAGACACACATCCCTCGCACCCGAATGAGGAGGGACAGGACTCACGGAGGGGGCTTTGTGGGTCGTCCATCAAACTTGTCCTTGAGCTGGCGCTCAGCCTTGGTGAGGGTGGAGCGGGTGATGCCCTCCTCGCTGATGTTCAGCTCGGGGTGCTTCTGGATGTAGTCACGCATGATCTCCTGCAAAGGATGGAGAGCAGTCAGAAGAGGGGCTCCGATCCCCGCCTGGCTGggggccagaggaggaggaaagagaagccAACCATTGCCCTAATCATCTCCCCAGGGGTACTTCTCCCTTCCCCaaatgctgctggaggaggcagggCTCAGACTCTCTAGGGACCTGCAGGGATCTGGCTGAACCCCCACGCTGGCTATCGGGTGAGGCGGGCTAGCCGGCGGCGGCTGCAGCCGGGAGGCAGAGTGGTTTGGAGTGAACATAGGGACGAGTGTGGAGGGGAACGTGTGAGGCTGCTCCCTACCTCGTACTCCTTCCGCTGTTCCAGGGCCTTATGAATCCATTTCAGCCTCTTTTTATCCGAGAGTTGAGACCACTGCTTGCCCAGCGACTCTTTCACCTCCTTCGTGGTGGCCTGAAAACCCAAAGCCAGAGGTGAGGGCAGAGGGGTAAAatccaaaaaaagaagaagggggaaaaaaaaaaaaaaaaaaaggcaaaaatagtGTTGCCCACCATCTTGTCCCGGCGGCACCCGGCTTGGGGCCGCGGGGTGGCTGCGAGCCGAGCTCGTGGCCGGGGAAGGGGGTGCGTGCGAGTGTGGGGCATGGCCAGAGGTGGATGTCTGTGCTGGAAATCTTTCCTGCCCTGACTCAGGCTGTGGTCACCCCTTCGACTGTAGGCAAAAAGGAGGATCTGTATCCCCAAGCCTCTTCCAGATGTGCAGAGCCCCTTCTTACCTCCGTCCAGACTGCTGGGAGCTCCTAGCGGTGTCTTCCATCCCGTCCCCCCACTAAAATGCTTCTcgtttccccctcctctccccccagcaGCGGGGTACAGGACCCCTCAACACTCACGCTCACACGCACTCCCACCCACCGTACTCACATCTGGACGCACTTTCAAGTAGATCTTCTTCTCGTG
This genomic window contains:
- the UBTF gene encoding nucleolar transcription factor 1 isoform X2; translated protein: MNGEAECPADLEMTAPKNQDRWSQEDMLTLLECMKNNLPSNDGSKFKTTESHLDWEKVAFKDFSGEMCKMKWMEISNEVRKFRTLTELIMDAEEHVKNPYKGKKLKKHPDFPKKPLTPYFRFFMEKRAKYAKLHPEMSNLDLTKILSKKYKELPEKKKMKYIQDFQREKQEFERNLARFREDHPDLIQNAKKSDVPEKPKTPQQLWYNHEKKIYLKVRPDATTKEVKESLGKQWSQLSDKKRLKWIHKALEQRKEYEEIMRDYIQKHPELNISEEGITRSTLTKAERQLKDKFDGRPTKPPPNSYSLYCAELMANMKDVPSTERMVLCSQQWKLLSQKEKDAYHKKCDQKKKDYEIELLRFLESLPEEEQQRVLGEEKMLGSNRKGATSPASKKSSPETGKASSEKPKRPISAMFIFSEEKRKQLQEERPELSESELTRLLARMWNDLSEKKKAKYKAREAAMKAQSEKKHGSDKEERGKLPESPKTAEEIWQQSVIGDYLARFKNDRGKALKAMEATWNNMEKKEKLMWIKKAAEDQKRYERELSEMRAPPCSTNSAKKMKFQGEPKKPPMNGYQKFSQELLSNGELNHLPLKERMVEIGSRWQRISQGQKDHYKKLAEEQQKQYKVHLDIWLKSLSPQERAAYKEHTSNKRKSIGKIRGPNPKMKPTMQSKSESEDDDEEEEEEEDDDEDEDDDDDNGDSSEEGGDSSESSSEEESEDGDECECRVSHQSQSFTPVQLKSEYAGWRWGQKPCPCLVLATGQNDEDDEDEDDEDEDDNDSEGSSSSSSSSGDSSDSDSN
- the UBTF gene encoding nucleolar transcription factor 1 isoform X5 translates to MNGEAECPADLEMTAPKNQDRWSQEDMLTLLECMKNNLPSNDGSKFKTTESHLDWEKVAFKDFSGEMCKMKWMEISNEVRKFRTLTELIMDAEEHVKNPYKGKKLKKHPDFPKKPLTPYFRFFMEKRAKYAKLHPEMSNLDLTKILSKKYKELPEKKKMKYIQDFQREKQEFERNLARFREDHPDLIQNAKKSDVPEKPKTPQQLWYNHEKKIYLKVRPDVSTATTKEVKESLGKQWSQLSDKKRLKWIHKALEQRKEYEEIMRDYIQKHPELNISEEGITRSTLTKAERQLKDKFDGRPTKPPPNSYSLYCAELMANMKDVPSTERMVLCSQQWKLLSQKEKDAYHKKCDQKKKDYEIELLRFLESLPEEEQQRVLGEEKMLGSNRKGATSPASKKSSPETGKASSEKPKRPISAMFIFSEEKRKQLQEERPELSESELTRLLARMWNDLSEKKKAKYKAREAAMKAQSEKKHGSDKEERGKLPESPKTAEEIWQQSVIGDYLARFKNDRGKALKAMEATWNNMEKKEKLMWIKKAAEDQKRYERELSEMRAPPCSTNSAKKMKFQGEPKKPPMNGYQKFSQELLSNGELNHLPLKERMVEIGSRWQRISQGQKDHYKKLAEEQQKQYKVHLDIWLKSLSPQERAAYKEHTSNKRKSIGKIRGPNPKMKPTMQSKSESEDDDEEEEEEEDDDEDEDDDDDNGDSSEEGGDSSESSSEEESEDGDENDEDDEDEDDEDEDDNDSEGSSSSSSSSGDSSDSDSN
- the UBTF gene encoding nucleolar transcription factor 1 isoform X3 gives rise to the protein MNGEAECPADLEMTAPKNQDRWSQEDMLTLLECMKNNLPSNDGSKFKTTESHLDWEKVAFKDFSGEMCKMKWMEISNEVRKFRTLTELIMDAEEHVKNPYKGKKLKKHPDFPKKPLTPYFRFFMEKRAKYAKLHPEMSNLDLTKILSKKYKELPEKKKMKYIQDFQREKQEFERNLARFREDHPDLIQNAKKSDVPEKPKTPQQLWYNHEKKIYLKVRPDVSTEIMRDYIQKHPELNISEEGITRSTLTKAERQLKDKFDGRPTKPPPNSYSLYCAELMANMKDVPSTERMVLCSQQWKLLSQKEKDAYHKKCDQKKKDYEIELLRFLESLPEEEQQRVLGEEKMLGSNRKGATSPASKKSSPETGKASSEKPKRPISAMFIFSEEKRKQLQEERPELSESELTRLLARMWNDLSEKKKAKYKAREAAMKAQSEKKHGSDKEERGKLPESPKTAEEIWQQSVIGDYLARFKNDRGKALKAMEATWNNMEKKEKLMWIKKAAEDQKRYERELSEMRAPPCSTNSAKKMKFQGEPKKPPMNGYQKFSQELLSNGELNHLPLKERMVEIGSRWQRISQGQKDHYKKLAEEQQKQYKVHLDIWLKSLSPQERAAYKEHTSNKRKSIGKIRGPNPKMKPTMQSKSESEDDDEEEEEEEDDDEDEDDDDDNGDSSEEGGDSSESSSEEESEDGDECECRVSHQSQSFTPVQLKSEYAGWRWGQKPCPCLVLATGQNDEDDEDEDDEDEDDNDSEGSSSSSSSSGDSSDSDSN
- the UBTF gene encoding nucleolar transcription factor 1 isoform X7; protein product: MNGEAECPADLEMTAPKNQDRWSQEDMLTLLECMKNNLPSNDGSKFKTTESHLDWEKVAFKDFSGEMCKMKWMEISNEVRKFRTLTELIMDAEEHVKNPYKGKKLKKHPDFPKKPLTPYFRFFMEKRAKYAKLHPEMSNLDLTKILSKKYKELPEKKKMKYIQDFQREKQEFERNLARFREDHPDLIQNAKKSDVPEKPKTPQQLWYNHEKKIYLKVRPDVSTATTKEVKESLGKQWSQLSDKKRLKWIHKALEQRKEYEEIMRDYIQKHPELNISEEGITRSTLTKAERQLKDKFDGRPTKPPPNSYSLYCAELMANMKDVPSTERMVLCSQQWKLLSQKEKDAYHKKCDQKKKDYEIELLRFLESLPEEEQQRVLGEEKMLGSNRKGATSPASKKSSPETGKASSEKPKRPISAMFIFSEEKRKQLQEERPELSESELTRLLARMWNDLSEKKKAKYKAREAAMKAQSEKKHGSDKEERGKLPESPKTAEEIWQQSVIGDYLARFKNDRGKALKAMEATWNNMEKKEKLMWIKKAAEDQKRYERELSEMRAPPCSTNSAKKMKFQGEPKKPPMNGYQKFSQELLSNGELNHLPLKERMVEIGSRWQRISQGQKDHYKKLAEEQQKQYKVHLDIWLKSLSPQERAAYKEHTSNKRKSIGKIRGPNPKMKPTMQSKSESEDDDEEEEEEEDDDEDEDDDDDNGDSSEEGGDSSESSSEEESEDGDEILSLVSAPFAPV